A single window of Streptomyces cathayae DNA harbors:
- a CDS encoding YceI family protein, with the protein MGIFSRKSNQTATATAPAAVNPDLAALTGDYTIDPAHTTLGFVARHAMVTNVKGSFQDFTGTLHLDGSDPSRSTATLDVVMESIETGSADRDGHLKSSDFFKIEEFPKMTFRSTKAEALGGDDYRITGDLTILGTTKPLTIDLEFNGAATDPFGNQRVGFEGKAEILRSEWGLTWNAALETGGVLVSDKIKLNFDISAIRNV; encoded by the coding sequence ATGGGCATCTTCAGCCGCAAGAGCAACCAGACCGCCACCGCGACCGCCCCGGCCGCCGTGAACCCGGACCTGGCCGCCCTGACCGGTGACTACACGATCGACCCCGCGCACACCACCCTCGGCTTCGTCGCCCGGCACGCGATGGTCACCAACGTCAAGGGCAGCTTCCAGGACTTCACCGGCACGCTGCACCTGGACGGCTCCGACCCGTCCCGCTCCACCGCCACCCTCGACGTGGTGATGGAGAGCATCGAGACGGGCAGCGCCGACCGTGACGGTCACCTGAAGAGCTCGGACTTCTTCAAGATCGAAGAGTTCCCGAAGATGACGTTCCGCTCCACCAAGGCCGAGGCCCTCGGCGGGGACGACTACCGCATCACCGGTGACCTGACGATCCTCGGCACCACCAAGCCGCTCACCATCGACCTGGAGTTCAACGGCGCCGCCACCGACCCGTTCGGCAACCAGCGCGTCGGCTTCGAGGGCAAGGCCGAGATCCTGCGCTCCGAGTGGGGCCTGACCTGGAACGCGGCGCTGGAGACGGGCGGCGTCCTGGTCTCCGACAAGATCAAGCTGAACTTCGACATCTCGGCGATCCGCAACGTCTGA
- the cimA gene encoding citramalate synthase, with protein MTATSEPDDSFHVFDTTLRDGAQREGINLTVADKLAIARHLDDFGVGFIEGGWPGANPRDTEFFARAQQEIEFRHAQLVAFGATRRAGTTAAEDPQVRALLASGAQVITLVAKSHDRHVELALRTTLDENLEMVRDTVAFLKAEGRRVFVDCEHFFDGYRANPEYAKSVVRAAAQAGADVVVLCDTNGGMLPAQIQAVVSTVLADTGARLGIHAQDDTGCAVANTLAAVDAGATHVQCTANGYGERVGNSNLFPVVAALELKYGKKVLPEGRLREMTRISHAIAEVVNLTPSTHQPYVGVSAFAHKAGLHASAIKVDPDLYQHIDPERVGNTMRMLVSDMAGRASIELKGKELGIDLGDDRELVGRVVERVKERELKGYTYEAADASFELLLRAEVEGRQLKYFEVESWRAIVEDRPDGTHANEATVKLWAENERIVATAEGNGPVNALDRALRVALERIYPQLAKLELVDYKVRILEGKHGTHSTTRVLISTSDGAGEWSTLGVGDNVIAASWQALEDAYTYGLLRAGVEPAA; from the coding sequence ATGACCGCAACCAGCGAGCCCGACGACTCGTTCCACGTCTTCGACACCACCCTGCGCGACGGCGCCCAGCGCGAGGGCATCAACCTCACGGTCGCCGACAAGCTGGCCATCGCACGGCACCTGGACGACTTCGGTGTGGGCTTCATCGAGGGCGGCTGGCCGGGCGCGAACCCGAGGGACACCGAGTTCTTCGCCCGCGCCCAGCAGGAGATCGAGTTCCGGCACGCCCAGTTGGTCGCCTTCGGCGCCACCCGTCGCGCCGGCACCACCGCCGCCGAGGATCCGCAGGTCAGGGCGCTGCTCGCCTCCGGCGCGCAGGTGATCACGCTGGTAGCCAAGTCCCACGACCGGCATGTCGAGCTCGCCCTGCGCACCACCCTGGACGAGAACCTGGAGATGGTCCGCGACACCGTCGCCTTCCTCAAGGCCGAGGGCCGCCGGGTGTTCGTCGACTGCGAGCACTTCTTCGACGGCTACCGCGCCAACCCCGAGTACGCCAAGTCGGTCGTCCGCGCGGCCGCACAGGCCGGTGCCGACGTCGTCGTCCTGTGCGACACCAACGGCGGCATGCTCCCCGCCCAGATCCAGGCCGTGGTCTCCACGGTGCTCGCCGACACCGGCGCCCGGCTCGGCATCCACGCCCAGGACGACACCGGGTGCGCGGTCGCCAACACCCTCGCCGCCGTCGACGCGGGCGCCACCCACGTCCAGTGCACGGCCAACGGCTACGGCGAGCGGGTCGGCAACTCCAACCTGTTCCCGGTGGTGGCGGCGCTGGAGCTCAAGTACGGCAAGAAGGTCCTGCCCGAGGGCCGGCTCCGGGAGATGACGCGCATCTCGCACGCCATCGCCGAGGTCGTCAACCTCACCCCCTCCACCCACCAGCCCTACGTGGGTGTCTCCGCCTTCGCCCACAAGGCCGGCCTGCACGCCTCCGCCATCAAGGTCGACCCGGACCTGTACCAGCACATCGACCCGGAGCGGGTCGGCAACACCATGCGGATGCTGGTGTCCGACATGGCCGGCCGCGCCTCCATCGAGCTCAAGGGCAAGGAACTCGGCATCGACCTGGGAGACGACCGCGAACTGGTCGGCCGGGTCGTGGAGCGGGTCAAGGAACGCGAGCTCAAGGGCTACACGTACGAGGCCGCCGACGCCAGCTTCGAACTGCTGCTGCGCGCGGAGGTCGAGGGCCGGCAGCTGAAGTACTTCGAGGTCGAGTCCTGGCGCGCGATCGTCGAGGACCGCCCCGACGGCACCCACGCCAACGAGGCCACGGTGAAGCTGTGGGCCGAGAACGAGCGCATCGTCGCCACGGCGGAGGGCAACGGCCCGGTCAACGCCCTGGACCGGGCCCTGCGCGTCGCCCTGGAGCGGATCTACCCGCAGCTCGCCAAGCTGGAACTGGTCGACTACAAGGTCCGCATCCTCGAGGGCAAGCACGGCACGCACTCCACCACCCGGGTCCTGATCTCCACGTCCGACGGCGCGGGGGAGTGGTCGACCCTGGGCGTCGGGGACAACGTCATCGCCGCGTCCTGGCAGGCACTGGAGGACGCGTACACCTACGGCCTGCTGCGGGCCGGGGTCGAACCGGCGGCCTGA
- a CDS encoding branched-chain amino acid aminotransferase yields the protein MTTPTIELKPSAHPLSDAEREAILANPGFGRHFTDHMVTIKWTEGRGWHDGQLVPYAPIPLDPATHVLHYAQEIFEGLKAYRRPDGSVATFRPEKNAERFQRSARRLAMPELPVETFIEACDALVGQDKAWVPAHGGEESLYLRPFMIATEVGLGVKPANEYLFLVIASPAGAYFPGGVKPVSIWVSEDRVRAVPGGMGDAKTGGNYAASLLAQAEAAAKGCDQVCYLDAVEHTWVEELGGMNLYFVYGNKIVTPTLTGSILEGVTRDSLLSVARDLGYEAVEERVSVDQWQRDAENGTLAEVFACGTAAVITPVGTVKRAGAEWQHSGGEPGEVTMRLRQALLDIQRGTAEDKQGWMHPLG from the coding sequence ATGACGACGCCCACGATCGAGCTCAAGCCTTCCGCCCACCCCCTCTCGGACGCCGAGCGGGAGGCGATCCTGGCCAATCCGGGGTTCGGCCGCCACTTCACCGACCACATGGTGACGATCAAGTGGACCGAGGGCCGCGGCTGGCACGACGGACAGCTCGTCCCGTACGCGCCGATCCCCCTCGACCCGGCGACCCACGTCCTGCACTACGCGCAGGAGATCTTCGAGGGCCTGAAGGCCTACCGCAGGCCCGACGGGTCCGTCGCCACCTTCCGCCCCGAGAAGAACGCCGAACGTTTCCAGCGCTCCGCCCGCCGCCTCGCGATGCCCGAGCTGCCGGTGGAGACGTTCATCGAGGCGTGCGACGCGCTGGTCGGCCAGGACAAGGCGTGGGTGCCGGCGCACGGCGGTGAGGAATCCCTCTACCTGCGCCCCTTCATGATCGCCACCGAGGTCGGGCTGGGCGTCAAGCCCGCCAACGAGTACCTGTTCCTGGTGATCGCCTCCCCGGCCGGCGCCTACTTCCCCGGCGGTGTGAAGCCGGTCTCCATCTGGGTCTCCGAGGACCGCGTCCGCGCCGTCCCCGGCGGGATGGGCGACGCGAAGACCGGCGGCAACTACGCCGCCTCGCTGCTCGCCCAGGCCGAGGCCGCGGCCAAGGGCTGCGACCAGGTCTGCTACCTCGACGCCGTGGAGCACACCTGGGTCGAGGAGCTCGGAGGCATGAACCTGTACTTCGTGTACGGCAACAAGATCGTCACGCCGACCCTCACTGGCTCCATCCTGGAGGGCGTCACCCGTGACTCCCTGCTGAGCGTCGCCCGCGACCTCGGCTACGAGGCCGTCGAGGAGCGGGTCTCCGTCGACCAGTGGCAGCGCGACGCCGAGAACGGCACCCTCGCCGAGGTGTTCGCCTGCGGTACCGCGGCCGTCATCACGCCCGTCGGCACCGTCAAGCGGGCCGGCGCCGAGTGGCAGCACAGCGGCGGTGAGCCCGGCGAGGTCACCATGCGCCTGCGTCAGGCCCTGCTCGACATCCAGCGCGGCACGGCCGAGGACAAGCAGGGCTGGATGCACCCCCTGGGCTGA